A single genomic interval of Devosia oryziradicis harbors:
- the mnmA gene encoding tRNA 2-thiouridine(34) synthase MnmA translates to MLNSLDIAKRPEDTRVVVAMSGGVDSSVVAGLLARQGYDVVGVTLQLYDHGEATHRKGACCAGQDIHDARRVAATLGIPHYVLDYEERFKRSVIAPFANAYQQGETPVPCIACNQSVKFVDLMEVARDLGADVLATGHYVQSRLGEDGRRQLFRPVDAERDQTYFLFATTQSQLDFLRFPLGGMPKAEVRELARDMGLEIAEKHDSQDICFVPQGKYADIIRKMHPEAAAQGEIVHLDGRVLGTHEGIVNYTIGQRKGLGVAAAEPLYVIKLEHKTGRVIVGPREALKTHTVRLRDVNWLGARPLAELSAGNGAPVEVKVRSTRGPQPAVVQMRGDDVFVTLVSGEYGISPGQACVFYADDTPTSEVWGGGFIAEAVPQVFAAA, encoded by the coding sequence ATGTTGAACTCGCTTGATATCGCCAAGCGTCCCGAAGACACGCGCGTCGTCGTCGCGATGTCGGGGGGCGTGGATTCCTCGGTCGTTGCCGGCCTGCTTGCCCGGCAGGGCTATGACGTCGTCGGCGTCACCCTCCAGCTCTACGATCATGGCGAGGCCACCCATCGCAAGGGCGCATGCTGCGCCGGGCAGGATATCCACGATGCGCGCCGGGTGGCGGCGACCTTGGGCATTCCCCATTACGTGCTGGACTATGAGGAGCGCTTCAAGCGCTCGGTGATTGCGCCCTTCGCCAATGCCTATCAGCAGGGCGAAACGCCGGTGCCGTGCATTGCCTGCAACCAGTCGGTCAAGTTCGTCGACCTGATGGAAGTGGCCCGGGACCTGGGTGCGGACGTCCTGGCCACCGGTCATTATGTGCAGAGCCGGCTGGGCGAAGACGGCCGACGGCAGCTGTTCCGCCCGGTCGATGCCGAGCGCGACCAGACCTACTTCCTGTTCGCCACCACGCAGAGCCAGCTCGATTTCCTGCGCTTCCCGCTGGGCGGCATGCCTAAGGCCGAAGTGCGCGAACTGGCCCGCGACATGGGGCTCGAGATCGCCGAAAAGCACGACAGCCAGGACATCTGCTTCGTGCCGCAGGGCAAGTATGCCGACATCATCCGCAAGATGCATCCCGAGGCTGCTGCGCAGGGCGAGATCGTCCATCTCGATGGCCGGGTACTCGGCACCCATGAGGGCATCGTCAACTACACGATCGGCCAGCGCAAGGGCCTGGGCGTCGCAGCGGCCGAGCCCCTCTATGTGATCAAGCTCGAGCACAAGACGGGTCGCGTCATCGTCGGCCCGCGCGAGGCGCTCAAGACCCATACGGTGCGGCTGCGCGACGTCAACTGGCTGGGCGCCCGGCCGCTGGCCGAACTCAGCGCCGGCAATGGGGCCCCGGTCGAGGTCAAGGTCCGCTCAACCCGTGGCCCGCAGCCGGCCGTGGTGCAGATGCGCGGCGACGACGTGTTCGTGACGCTGGTGTCAGGCGAATACGGCATCTCGCCGGGCCAGGCATGCGTCTTCTATGCCGACGACACACCGACCTCGGAAGTCTGGGGCGGCGGCTTCATCGCCGAAGCCGTGCCGCAAGTGTTTGCGGCTGCTTGA
- a CDS encoding response regulator translates to MSVGVERLLDMLFSVLPNIWRLRTCEEAVTFDSGLLTVKREIRSKLRIIAIDDEGFPYREGLESYGFTLTTRTTSPPGTELGQFAIVISDIMGVMPQNTNQHGLPAIEEYFNEYPLLRVVVLTGAQRNSNLIRRAEQSSDIVLSKQTALEDMVPVLDRLLADILSPTSQWTRMRNFLRKKGLNSKQLLLAEHYYTQSFIKNQPDIFSKGLGKLRTNVDYSEVLAGSVSAFSAVVKLARTLSGP, encoded by the coding sequence ATGTCTGTCGGCGTCGAGCGATTACTGGATATGCTTTTTTCTGTTCTGCCTAATATCTGGCGACTGCGAACGTGCGAAGAGGCTGTTACCTTTGATAGCGGCCTTCTTACGGTCAAGCGGGAAATAAGGTCCAAGCTGAGGATCATCGCCATCGATGACGAAGGCTTCCCGTATCGCGAAGGGCTGGAAAGCTACGGCTTTACCCTGACCACCCGCACCACCTCCCCGCCCGGAACCGAGTTGGGGCAATTTGCCATCGTCATATCGGACATCATGGGCGTAATGCCCCAGAACACCAATCAGCATGGCCTGCCAGCCATCGAGGAGTACTTCAACGAATACCCGCTGCTGCGCGTCGTCGTGCTCACTGGCGCCCAAAGGAACTCCAATCTCATTCGGCGAGCCGAGCAGAGCAGCGATATCGTGCTGTCCAAGCAGACGGCGCTCGAAGACATGGTCCCGGTGCTTGATCGGCTGCTCGCAGACATTCTGTCACCCACAAGCCAATGGACCAGGATGCGCAACTTCCTGCGTAAGAAGGGGCTCAATTCCAAGCAGCTCTTGTTGGCGGAGCACTACTACACTCAATCGTTTATCAAGAACCAGCCGGACATCTTCTCCAAGGGTCTCGGCAAGCTGCGAACAAATGTCGATTATTCCGAGGTTTTGGCAGGTTCCGTTTCCGCATTTTCCGCAGTCGTCAAACTAGCGCGGACGCTGTCGGGACCATGA
- a CDS encoding ATP-binding protein, whose translation MNTPEELNWLVQHHHDIEGLLEALRQQSLVPQGGANDAAGLRQKLQNVNDLLNLIMAQRQAVNYLEGFTATQMDLYLYKSMDATIRAARAWASYCNRKVRIQLTGKSHACVRGPNYFNMVPWTLLQNAVKYCASGSIINCEVNDGETRIAGSVTSLGPYVHDDEVEKIFESGYRGREARTMDKGSGLGLYNARRAMREEFFGDILFERSSPPMDLSGRKFGYCRFTIVLNRQ comes from the coding sequence ATGAACACACCCGAGGAACTGAACTGGCTCGTCCAGCACCACCATGATATCGAAGGGCTGCTCGAGGCGCTCAGGCAACAGTCTTTGGTCCCGCAGGGCGGAGCGAACGACGCGGCTGGGCTGCGCCAAAAGCTACAGAACGTGAATGATCTCCTCAATCTGATCATGGCGCAGCGCCAGGCTGTGAACTATCTCGAAGGCTTCACTGCCACGCAGATGGACCTTTACCTTTACAAGAGCATGGACGCGACGATCCGTGCTGCTCGGGCCTGGGCTAGCTACTGCAACCGCAAGGTCAGGATACAGCTGACGGGCAAGTCCCATGCCTGCGTGCGCGGACCCAACTACTTCAACATGGTGCCATGGACGCTTCTGCAAAATGCAGTGAAGTATTGTGCGAGCGGCAGCATCATTAATTGTGAGGTGAATGACGGCGAAACGCGCATTGCTGGGTCGGTGACGTCCTTGGGCCCCTATGTCCATGATGACGAGGTCGAGAAGATTTTTGAAAGCGGCTACCGGGGGCGGGAAGCCAGGACAATGGACAAAGGAAGCGGTTTGGGGCTCTACAACGCCCGGCGGGCTATGCGCGAAGAGTTTTTCGGGGACATTCTGTTCGAGCGGAGCAGCCCGCCGATGGATCTGAGCGGGCGCAAGTTCGGTTATTGCCGCTTCACAATTGTCCTCAATCGCCAATAG
- a CDS encoding RNA polymerase sigma factor, with the protein MTRALVVRAQHGDPEAFGELIEDHYDLIYRTAWKWCGNRADAEDIAQDVCVKLGSAIAGFDGRSAFSSWVYRITLNAVRDMQRAGKRRGKYADAYAEVTPEDQPAEQEEAATNRQLWAAVRTLPEKQRDAVLLVYAEELSHAAAAEIMGIKEATVSFHVHEARKTLRGLL; encoded by the coding sequence ATGACGCGGGCGCTGGTCGTGCGCGCGCAGCACGGCGATCCCGAAGCCTTTGGCGAGCTGATTGAGGATCACTATGACCTCATCTATCGCACGGCCTGGAAATGGTGCGGCAATCGCGCCGATGCCGAGGACATCGCGCAGGATGTCTGTGTGAAGCTGGGTAGCGCCATTGCCGGCTTCGACGGGCGCAGCGCCTTTTCGAGCTGGGTCTATCGCATCACGCTCAACGCGGTGCGCGACATGCAGCGGGCGGGCAAAAGACGCGGCAAATATGCCGATGCTTATGCCGAGGTAACGCCGGAGGACCAGCCGGCGGAGCAGGAAGAGGCAGCGACCAATCGCCAGCTCTGGGCGGCGGTGCGCACCCTGCCCGAGAAGCAGCGCGACGCGGTGCTGCTGGTTTATGCGGAGGAATTGAGCCACGCGGCGGCGGCCGAGATCATGGGCATCAAGGAAGCGACGGTGTCGTTCCATGTCCACGAGGCCCGCAAGACCCTGAGGGGGCTGCTATGA
- a CDS encoding vWA domain-containing protein: MDMRLPIGTAAIALLILPLGYQLYSTTSMTPADAVPPRPVTSVEPPPVEQGVETQAEQAVDAVANSTASPMTVTPVSPGTEAAAAGRDESVVAPEPVPMEEMAPDLDSGLMDTEVARQQAPMVGGTVAPQQAPAGAAMAESGTFMAAPAPMPPTVAQPTQPSGDEFTGFEEQRLRAVAEEPVSTFSIDVDTASYSYVRRMIEDGYLPEPDAVRIEEMINYFPYDYAPADSASVPFKPTMAVYPTPWNPKTQLLHIGIKGYVPPVTEDKASNLVFLIDTSGSMDEPDKLPLLKRAFALLVDQLSANDTVSIVVYAGSAGVVLEPTPATEQAKILAALDNLSAGGSTAGAEGIELAYRLAEQAKVEGGTNRVILATDGDFNVGIDNPEDLENFIKAKRDSGVTLSVLGFGQGNLDDATMQALAQNGNGNASYISSFREAQKVLVEEMGGTLEMIAKDVKIQIEFNPAMVAEYRLIGYETRALNREDFNNDKVDAGDIGAGHTVTAIYEITPVGSGAGLVDPLRYGAEEPVMSTGQEIAFLKMRYKLPESDVSQLIEQPVTPSVVYGDIGEVSDDMRFAAAVAAYGQKLKGSNYGGEMSWSDIAALARSGKGEDESGYRAEFIQLIKTTALLQPDTVDVDTTRPDPGCIMGTTGECAPQQ; encoded by the coding sequence ATGGACATGCGTCTCCCCATCGGCACTGCCGCTATCGCCCTGCTCATCCTGCCACTCGGCTACCAGCTCTATTCGACAACCTCGATGACGCCGGCTGACGCCGTGCCGCCGCGCCCGGTCACTTCGGTCGAACCGCCGCCGGTCGAACAGGGTGTCGAAACCCAGGCCGAGCAGGCGGTCGATGCGGTGGCCAACAGCACCGCCAGCCCGATGACGGTAACCCCGGTCTCGCCAGGCACGGAAGCGGCGGCCGCGGGTCGCGACGAAAGTGTCGTTGCCCCCGAGCCGGTGCCGATGGAGGAGATGGCGCCCGATCTCGATAGCGGGCTGATGGATACCGAAGTTGCCCGCCAGCAAGCGCCCATGGTTGGCGGCACGGTGGCGCCGCAGCAGGCGCCTGCCGGGGCGGCCATGGCGGAAAGCGGCACATTCATGGCCGCGCCCGCCCCCATGCCCCCAACTGTCGCGCAGCCGACGCAGCCCAGTGGCGACGAATTCACCGGCTTCGAGGAACAGCGGCTCAGGGCCGTGGCCGAAGAACCGGTCTCGACTTTCTCGATCGATGTCGACACCGCCAGCTATTCCTATGTGCGGCGGATGATCGAGGACGGCTACCTGCCCGAGCCTGATGCGGTGCGCATCGAGGAGATGATCAACTATTTCCCCTACGACTACGCTCCGGCCGATAGTGCCTCGGTGCCGTTCAAGCCGACCATGGCGGTCTACCCCACGCCCTGGAACCCCAAGACACAGCTGCTCCATATCGGCATCAAGGGTTATGTCCCCCCGGTGACTGAAGACAAGGCCAGCAACCTGGTATTCCTGATCGACACGTCAGGCTCGATGGACGAGCCCGACAAGCTGCCATTGCTCAAGCGCGCCTTTGCGCTCCTGGTCGACCAACTGTCCGCCAATGATACGGTGTCCATCGTGGTCTATGCCGGCTCGGCCGGCGTGGTGCTAGAGCCGACCCCGGCGACCGAGCAGGCCAAGATCCTGGCTGCGCTGGATAATCTCTCGGCCGGCGGCAGCACAGCTGGTGCAGAGGGGATCGAACTGGCCTATAGGCTGGCCGAGCAGGCCAAGGTGGAAGGCGGCACCAACCGGGTGATCCTCGCCACCGACGGCGATTTCAATGTCGGCATCGACAATCCGGAAGACCTGGAGAATTTCATCAAGGCCAAGCGCGACAGCGGCGTGACGCTGTCGGTGCTCGGCTTTGGCCAGGGCAATCTCGACGACGCGACGATGCAGGCGCTGGCGCAAAACGGCAACGGGAATGCCAGCTATATTTCGAGCTTCCGCGAGGCCCAAAAGGTGCTGGTGGAAGAAATGGGCGGCACGCTCGAAATGATCGCCAAGGACGTCAAGATCCAGATCGAGTTCAACCCGGCCATGGTCGCCGAGTATCGGCTGATCGGCTACGAGACCCGCGCGCTCAATCGCGAGGATTTCAACAACGACAAGGTCGATGCCGGCGATATCGGCGCTGGGCATACCGTGACGGCGATCTACGAGATTACCCCCGTCGGGTCGGGTGCCGGATTGGTCGATCCGCTGCGCTATGGCGCCGAGGAGCCGGTGATGTCGACCGGGCAGGAAATTGCCTTCCTCAAGATGCGCTACAAGCTGCCCGAGAGCGATGTAAGCCAGCTCATCGAGCAGCCGGTGACACCGTCGGTGGTCTATGGCGATATCGGCGAAGTCAGCGACGACATGCGCTTTGCCGCAGCCGTGGCCGCCTATGGGCAGAAGCTCAAGGGCTCGAACTATGGCGGGGAAATGAGCTGGAGCGACATCGCCGCGCTGGCTCGTTCTGGCAAGGGCGAGGACGAAAGCGGCTACCGCGCCGAATTCATCCAACTGATCAAGACGACGGCACTTCTGCAGCCGGATACGGTTGACGTGGACACGACCCGGCCCGACCCGGGCTGCATCATGGGCACGACCGGGGAATGCGCCCCGCAGCAGTAG
- a CDS encoding ring-cleaving dioxygenase: MTLELGGIHHLTAVTAEAKKNLAFYTQTLGMRLIKKTVNQDDTTAYHLFYGDGVASPGADLTFFDFPAAREQRGNHTVSRTGLRVDSEDSLNWWKNHLQANNVGTSAMKERNGRLSLDFEDFEGQRFRMVIDEANKVVPWAKSPVPAERQIIGLGPISLAVPRLDRTEAVLTQVMNMRKVRSYPAANGVAETHVFEMGPGGPGAELNVVVDPSLSPARPGAGGVHHVAFRTPDQDSLRQWIRRVNDVGIRSSGEVERFYFTSLYFREPNGILFEIATDVPGFAADEPIETLGESLALPPFLEGKRASIEAGLKPLV, translated from the coding sequence ATGACGCTCGAACTCGGAGGCATCCATCACCTCACGGCGGTAACCGCCGAGGCCAAGAAGAACCTCGCCTTCTATACCCAGACCCTGGGCATGCGGCTGATCAAGAAGACGGTCAACCAGGACGACACCACGGCCTATCACCTGTTCTATGGTGACGGCGTGGCTTCGCCCGGCGCCGACCTCACCTTCTTCGACTTCCCCGCCGCCCGCGAACAGCGCGGTAATCACACCGTCAGCCGCACCGGCCTGCGCGTCGACAGCGAGGACAGCCTCAACTGGTGGAAGAACCATCTGCAGGCCAACAATGTTGGCACGTCCGCCATGAAGGAACGCAATGGCCGCCTGTCGCTCGATTTCGAGGACTTCGAGGGCCAGCGCTTCCGTATGGTGATCGACGAGGCCAATAAGGTCGTGCCCTGGGCCAAGTCGCCGGTGCCGGCCGAACGGCAGATCATTGGCTTGGGCCCGATCTCCTTGGCCGTGCCGCGGCTGGACCGGACAGAAGCCGTGCTGACGCAGGTGATGAACATGCGCAAGGTTCGCTCCTACCCCGCCGCCAATGGCGTTGCCGAAACCCATGTCTTCGAAATGGGTCCTGGCGGTCCGGGTGCCGAACTCAATGTCGTGGTCGATCCGAGCCTTTCGCCGGCCCGTCCCGGTGCCGGTGGTGTCCACCACGTCGCCTTCCGCACGCCCGACCAGGACAGCCTGCGCCAGTGGATCCGGCGGGTGAATGACGTCGGCATTCGCTCCAGCGGCGAAGTCGAGCGCTTCTATTTCACCTCGCTTTACTTCCGCGAGCCCAATGGCATCCTGTTCGAGATCGCCACCGACGTCCCCGGCTTTGCCGCAGACGAGCCGATAGAGACCCTCGGCGAAAGCCTGGCCCTGCCGCCCTTCCTGGAAGGCAAGCGGGCCAGCATCGAAGCGGGATTGAAGCCGCTGGTTTAA
- a CDS encoding putative quinol monooxygenase has product MDMLNDLPTTGPITLIAEFTARPGQGDTVAALLAGLAADVRQEQGNIAFECFRRLDDASKFVVYEIYRDKAAFSAHITAPYGAVFNARLRELIVEPNSVLTFLTPSSVQ; this is encoded by the coding sequence ATGGACATGCTCAACGACCTGCCGACCACCGGGCCCATTACCCTGATCGCCGAATTCACGGCCCGACCCGGCCAGGGCGATACGGTGGCCGCCTTGCTTGCCGGCCTCGCCGCCGACGTGCGGCAGGAGCAGGGCAATATCGCCTTCGAGTGTTTCCGCCGGTTGGACGACGCCTCAAAGTTCGTGGTCTATGAAATCTATCGCGACAAGGCGGCTTTCTCGGCGCACATCACCGCTCCCTATGGCGCCGTCTTCAATGCCCGGCTGCGCGAGCTGATCGTCGAGCCGAATTCAGTGCTGACGTTCCTCACACCATCGTCCGTTCAATAA
- a CDS encoding putative DNA modification/repair radical SAM protein, which yields MAALTLRRKLAILSDAAKYDASCASSGSEKRNSVGTGGIGSTEGSGICHSYAPDGRCISLLKILLTNFCVYDCIYCVNRSSSNVARARFSVEEVVRLTLDFYKRNYIEGLFLSSGIIRSPDYTMEELVRVARSLREEHQFAGYIHLKVIPNAAPDLLAEAGRWADRLSTNIEMPTDIGLETLAPEKKPSEIRTAMARVRGKLDEADPDKKAKAAKPKFAPAGQSTQMIVGADAADDGAILHRAAGLYSGYRLKRVYYSAFSPIPDASSRLPLKPPPLMREHRLYQADWLIRFYGFDVPEIVAGGEGGLLDLDIDPKLAWALKSRQLFPVDVNRSDREMLLRVPGLGTRGVDRIIATRRHHRLRLDDVARIAGSIDKVRPFIECADWTPGGLTDDTRLRARLTPQPEQLSLF from the coding sequence ATGGCCGCGCTGACCTTGCGCCGCAAGCTGGCAATCCTCTCCGATGCTGCGAAATACGACGCATCCTGCGCTTCGTCCGGGTCGGAAAAGCGCAACAGCGTCGGGACGGGGGGAATCGGTTCGACCGAGGGCAGCGGCATCTGCCATTCCTATGCGCCGGATGGCCGCTGCATCAGCCTGCTCAAGATCCTGCTGACCAATTTCTGCGTCTATGACTGCATTTATTGCGTCAACCGCTCGTCCTCCAACGTCGCCCGCGCACGGTTCAGCGTCGAGGAGGTGGTCAGGCTCACGCTCGATTTCTACAAGCGAAACTATATCGAGGGGCTGTTCCTGTCCTCGGGCATCATCCGCTCACCCGACTATACGATGGAGGAACTGGTGCGGGTGGCGCGGTCGCTGCGGGAGGAGCACCAGTTCGCCGGCTACATCCATCTCAAGGTCATCCCCAATGCCGCTCCGGACCTGCTGGCCGAAGCCGGGCGTTGGGCCGATCGGCTCTCGACCAATATCGAAATGCCCACCGACATCGGCCTCGAAACGCTGGCGCCGGAAAAAAAGCCCAGTGAGATCCGCACCGCCATGGCCCGCGTGCGGGGCAAGCTCGACGAAGCCGATCCCGACAAGAAGGCCAAGGCCGCGAAACCCAAATTCGCGCCGGCGGGACAATCGACGCAGATGATCGTCGGGGCCGATGCCGCAGATGACGGGGCCATCCTTCACCGGGCGGCTGGCCTTTATTCTGGATATCGGCTCAAGCGCGTCTACTATTCTGCCTTCTCGCCCATTCCCGATGCCAGTTCGCGCCTGCCGCTCAAGCCGCCGCCACTGATGCGCGAGCATCGGCTGTACCAAGCCGACTGGCTTATCCGCTTTTATGGCTTCGACGTGCCCGAAATCGTCGCGGGCGGGGAGGGTGGTTTGCTCGATCTTGACATCGATCCCAAGCTAGCGTGGGCGCTCAAGAGCCGACAGCTGTTTCCGGTGGACGTGAACCGATCTGATCGGGAAATGCTGCTGCGCGTGCCGGGTTTGGGCACGCGGGGCGTCGACCGCATCATCGCTACCCGCCGGCATCACCGGCTGCGGCTGGACGACGTGGCGCGCATTGCCGGCTCGATCGACAAGGTGCGGCCGTTCATCGAATGCGCGGACTGGACCCCCGGCGGACTGACTGATGATACTCGCCTGCGGGCCAGGCTGACGCCGCAGCCGGAACAGTTGAGCCTCTTCTGA
- a CDS encoding UdgX family uracil-DNA binding protein (This protein belongs to the uracil DNA glycosylase superfamily, members of which act in excision repair of DNA. However, it belongs more specifically to UdgX branch, whose founding member was found to bind uracil in DNA (where it does not belong), without cleaving it, appears to promote DNA repair by a pathway involving RecA, rather than base excision.) yields the protein MHIVRMEGLNDFAEWRGKARQVLAAGLSPDQVEWRMLGDVGGLLDQPTPLPLADHPVGSVPRQFLDLAEQAICHADPARFAVLYRLLWRLQADGQLLQNSADPDNSLLTKWTSAVRRDSHKMKAFVRFKSIVDDSGLERYAAWFEPEHYTLERTAPFFARRFDGMVWAIVTPYRSAYWDGESLAFGPGGKRADVPQDDAVEGDWKTYFSSIFNPARLKVSMMKSEMPVKYWRNLPEAELIAPLIRGARQMEAEMIERTASQPPSRHLRQQAREVEGAEDVGEIASLADARAAVQGCRRCPLYEHATQAVFGEGPEHAEVMFVGEQPGDQEDLAGKPFVGPAGQVLDRAVEKLGIDRSRVYVTNAVKHFKFEPRGKRRIHQRPDGGEIQACKFWLNLEIGLVKPKVIVALGATAAQSLLGKSVTISKLRGTPIALADGTTLFVTNHPSYLLRIPDVEGKAREQAKFEADLLLVREAIAGLRKTH from the coding sequence ATGCATATCGTGCGCATGGAGGGGCTCAACGATTTCGCCGAGTGGCGCGGCAAGGCGCGGCAGGTTTTGGCCGCCGGTTTATCCCCCGACCAGGTGGAGTGGCGTATGCTGGGCGATGTAGGCGGTCTCCTCGATCAGCCGACGCCATTGCCGTTGGCCGATCATCCGGTCGGCTCGGTTCCCCGCCAATTCCTCGATCTGGCCGAACAAGCTATCTGCCACGCCGATCCGGCGCGGTTTGCGGTGCTTTATCGCCTGCTGTGGCGGCTGCAAGCTGACGGGCAACTGCTGCAGAATTCTGCTGATCCGGACAACAGTCTGCTGACGAAGTGGACATCGGCCGTGCGCCGTGACAGCCACAAGATGAAGGCCTTCGTGCGCTTCAAATCGATTGTCGACGACAGCGGCCTCGAGCGCTATGCCGCCTGGTTTGAGCCGGAGCATTACACACTCGAGCGCACGGCCCCGTTCTTCGCCCGGCGCTTCGACGGCATGGTCTGGGCGATCGTGACCCCCTATCGCAGCGCCTACTGGGACGGAGAAAGCCTCGCCTTTGGACCGGGTGGCAAGCGGGCAGATGTTCCGCAGGACGATGCCGTGGAAGGCGACTGGAAAACCTACTTTTCCTCGATCTTCAACCCGGCCCGGCTCAAGGTTTCGATGATGAAATCAGAGATGCCGGTCAAATATTGGCGCAACCTGCCCGAGGCCGAACTCATTGCTCCCCTGATCCGCGGGGCCAGGCAGATGGAGGCCGAGATGATCGAACGCACCGCCAGCCAACCACCATCACGCCACCTTCGCCAGCAGGCGCGGGAGGTAGAAGGTGCTGAAGACGTCGGCGAAATTGCCAGCCTGGCCGATGCTCGCGCCGCAGTGCAGGGCTGCCGGCGCTGCCCGCTCTACGAGCACGCAACCCAGGCCGTGTTTGGCGAGGGACCCGAACATGCCGAGGTGATGTTCGTCGGCGAGCAGCCGGGCGACCAGGAAGATCTGGCGGGCAAGCCTTTTGTCGGTCCCGCGGGGCAGGTGCTTGACCGGGCGGTGGAAAAGCTGGGCATCGACAGGTCCCGGGTCTATGTCACCAATGCCGTCAAGCACTTCAAATTCGAGCCGCGCGGCAAGCGCCGCATCCACCAGCGGCCCGATGGTGGCGAGATCCAGGCCTGCAAGTTCTGGCTCAACCTCGAGATCGGCTTGGTCAAACCCAAGGTGATCGTGGCGCTTGGTGCCACTGCGGCGCAGAGCTTGCTCGGAAAATCGGTGACCATCAGCAAGCTGCGCGGCACGCCGATCGCTCTGGCGGACGGCACCACGCTGTTCGTCACCAACCACCCATCCTACCTGCTGCGCATTCCAGATGTGGAAGGCAAGGCGCGGGAACAGGCGAAGTTCGAGGCCGACCTGCTCTTGGTGCGTGAAGCCATCGCAGGCCTGCGCAAGACGCATTGA
- a CDS encoding cupin domain-containing protein: protein MKFEPFDPATAQPDGRRPTKLKLFDATNGEVWRGHLLGDALGTSVTVLAYGNETIGEGPKLHVHPYDEVFIVIAGRGRFYVGDEIIDAEIGDVVLGPKGIPHRFENLGPGRLQTLDLHLGPRWYQHNLG from the coding sequence ATGAAGTTCGAGCCATTTGATCCCGCTACCGCCCAGCCAGACGGCCGACGCCCAACCAAGCTCAAGCTGTTCGACGCCACGAACGGGGAGGTCTGGCGCGGGCATCTTCTGGGCGACGCGCTGGGGACCAGCGTCACCGTTCTGGCCTATGGCAACGAGACCATCGGCGAGGGACCCAAATTGCATGTGCATCCCTACGACGAAGTCTTCATCGTTATCGCAGGACGCGGCCGCTTCTATGTCGGCGATGAGATCATCGATGCCGAGATCGGGGACGTCGTCCTTGGCCCCAAGGGCATACCGCACCGGTTCGAGAATCTGGGCCCGGGCCGGCTGCAAACCCTGGACCTCCATTTGGGCCCGCGTTGGTACCAGCACAACCTGGGGTGA
- a CDS encoding nuclear transport factor 2 family protein, which translates to MNLLAYADNWCAAWNAHDLERLLQDFDQAVVFKSPAAAKLVPGSGGTIIGKPALRAYWSEGLRVIPNLRFQVLAVYEGVDCVTINYVNQDGREANEVLIFRGDRIISGFGTYRIGTPATSDENHAQIR; encoded by the coding sequence GTGAACCTGCTCGCCTACGCCGATAACTGGTGCGCCGCCTGGAACGCGCACGACCTGGAGCGGCTGCTGCAGGACTTCGACCAGGCGGTGGTCTTCAAATCGCCGGCGGCAGCAAAGCTCGTCCCGGGTTCCGGTGGGACGATCATCGGGAAGCCCGCCCTGCGCGCCTATTGGAGCGAAGGTCTGAGGGTCATACCCAACCTGCGGTTCCAGGTGCTGGCCGTTTACGAAGGCGTGGACTGTGTGACCATCAATTATGTCAACCAGGATGGTCGCGAGGCAAACGAGGTTTTGATCTTTCGGGGCGACAGGATCATTTCAGGCTTTGGAACCTACCGCATCGGCACGCCGGCGACCTCGGACGAAAACCATGCGCAGATCCGTTAG